Proteins encoded together in one Cellulomonas gilvus ATCC 13127 window:
- a CDS encoding dipeptide ABC transporter ATP-binding protein, translating into MSRPVVEINDLHVTFDTDAGPVQAVRGVHLEVAPGEVLAVVGESGSGKTVTARSILGLLPQTARTTGAVLLSGPGGQEALDVTTISAAQLRRVRGRDAAMVFQEPSSVLNPVFPVGWQIAEGLRAHGRLSRAQARERAVDVLRRVGIPDPEHRVDHYPHQFSGGQKQRIVIAQALVLNPGLVIADEPTTALDVTVQAEILDLLRILPRELDAAILLITHNMGVVADLADRVAVMYGGEIVEQADVRTLFAQPQHPYTRRLLDAVPRVGGARLRQRARETTDSSAAPVVRARGLEVTYPGRLRRPGFRAVAGVDLQIAPGEVLGLVGESGSGKTTIGRAIAGLTHVTAGSLEVLGVEMNGVRERRFRPVRKRIGFVFQDPATSFNPLLTIAQCVAEPLLVHGAAGSVREARARVDELLEAVQLPRSFGARFPHELSGGQRQRASLARALALDPDLLVADEPTSALDVSVQARVLDLFARLQAELGFACLFISHDLAVVDLLADRIAVLHRGALVEEGTGDQVLGAPQHPYTQRLLASLPVPDPVEQAERRARWLELRGG; encoded by the coding sequence ATGAGCCGTCCGGTCGTCGAGATCAACGACCTGCACGTCACGTTCGACACCGACGCCGGACCCGTGCAGGCGGTCAGGGGTGTGCATCTGGAGGTCGCGCCGGGGGAGGTGCTCGCGGTCGTCGGCGAGTCCGGCTCCGGCAAGACGGTGACCGCGCGCTCGATCCTGGGCCTGCTGCCGCAGACGGCACGGACCACGGGCGCCGTGCTCCTGTCCGGCCCCGGAGGCCAGGAGGCGTTGGACGTCACCACCATCTCGGCGGCGCAGCTGCGCCGCGTGCGGGGCCGGGACGCGGCCATGGTGTTCCAGGAGCCGTCCTCGGTGCTCAACCCGGTCTTCCCGGTCGGCTGGCAGATCGCCGAGGGGCTGCGCGCGCACGGCCGGCTGTCCCGGGCGCAGGCGCGCGAACGCGCGGTCGACGTGCTGCGCCGCGTGGGGATCCCCGACCCCGAGCATCGCGTGGACCACTACCCGCACCAGTTCTCGGGCGGGCAGAAGCAGCGGATCGTCATCGCCCAGGCCCTGGTGCTCAACCCCGGCCTGGTGATCGCGGACGAGCCGACCACGGCGCTCGACGTCACGGTCCAGGCGGAGATCCTGGACCTGCTGCGCATCCTGCCGCGCGAGCTCGACGCAGCGATCCTGCTCATCACGCACAACATGGGCGTGGTGGCGGACCTCGCGGACCGGGTCGCGGTGATGTACGGCGGCGAGATCGTCGAGCAGGCGGACGTGCGCACGCTGTTCGCGCAGCCGCAGCACCCCTACACGCGGCGCCTGCTCGACGCGGTGCCGCGCGTCGGGGGTGCCCGCCTGCGGCAGCGCGCGCGCGAGACGACGGACTCGTCAGCAGCACCCGTGGTCCGGGCGCGCGGGCTCGAGGTCACCTATCCCGGGCGGCTGCGTCGCCCCGGGTTCCGGGCGGTCGCGGGCGTGGATCTGCAGATCGCGCCGGGCGAGGTCCTCGGGCTGGTCGGCGAGTCGGGCAGCGGCAAGACGACGATCGGTCGTGCGATCGCGGGCCTCACGCACGTCACGGCGGGTTCGCTCGAGGTGCTGGGTGTCGAGATGAACGGGGTGCGTGAGCGCCGGTTCCGCCCGGTGCGCAAGCGGATCGGCTTCGTGTTCCAGGACCCGGCGACCAGCTTCAACCCGCTGCTCACGATCGCGCAGTGCGTGGCCGAGCCGCTGCTGGTGCACGGCGCGGCAGGGTCGGTCCGGGAGGCGCGGGCGCGTGTCGACGAGCTGCTCGAGGCCGTGCAGCTGCCGCGGTCGTTCGGGGCACGCTTCCCGCACGAGCTGTCGGGCGGGCAGCGGCAGCGCGCGTCGCTCGCGCGTGCGCTCGCGCTGGACCCCGACCTCCTGGTCGCGGACGAGCCGACGTCGGCGCTGGACGTCTCGGTGCAGGCCAGGGTCCTCGACCTGTTCGCACGGCTGCAGGCGGAGCTCGGCTTCGCGTGCCTGTTCATCAGCCACGACCTGGCGGTGGTGGACCTGCTCGCGGACCGGATCGCCGTGCTGCACCGCGGCGCGCTGGTGGAAGAGGGCACGGGCGACCAGGTGCTGGGCGCACCGCAGCACCCGTACACGCAGCGCCTGCTGGCGTCGCTGCCGGTGCCCGACCCGGTCGAGCAGGCGGAGCGTCGGGCGCGCTGGCTGGAGCTGCGCGGCGGCTGA
- a CDS encoding alpha/beta hydrolase: protein MTGPVAPSTGRTRPTVGARVLRALRRWPGRLSGPGLAGALLLFGVSLGPALVPRAALYQGAVAGVCAAIGYGLGVLLAWVVRRVGVPWSRRGSRWFRRALLGATVVVVPAALVWNATWQDELLELFGEPPADSSHPVVVLGLALVLAVLLLQVGRGLRRIARGVAWLLGKVVGRWVPAPVARLVAVALVAWLAVVVVDGTVVRGGLAALGAISAAADGGTADGVEQPTDPLRSGSDASLARWDELGLQGRSFVAGGRPLDQRQRVADLTGRELVDPIRVYAGLGAGQDLEEVAQVVVAELDRTHAWDRSVLAVVTATGTGWIDPSMSDSLELLWGGDTAIASMQYSYLPSWVSFVGDRSTPPAAGKALFEAVYARWSQLPEDDRPLLYVAGISLGSYGSQGAFSSVQDVVARTDGALWVGTPGFTPLWREVTEGRDAGSPEIAPVVDQGVTVRSANRPASGADRQLWTLGDDWSRPRVVYDQHASDGVVWWSPRLILERPDWLAEPRGTDVLPSTRWVPLVTFWQTTIDLFVAGQAPAGHGHNYHLEYADGWAAIAPPDGWDAADTAVLRDVVALRKSEA, encoded by the coding sequence ATGACCGGCCCCGTCGCACCCAGCACCGGACGGACCCGCCCGACGGTGGGCGCTCGCGTGCTGCGCGCCCTGCGCCGCTGGCCCGGCCGGCTGTCGGGGCCCGGGCTCGCCGGCGCCCTGCTGCTGTTCGGCGTCTCGCTCGGACCCGCGCTCGTGCCGCGCGCCGCGCTCTACCAGGGTGCGGTGGCCGGTGTGTGCGCCGCGATCGGCTACGGGCTCGGCGTGCTCCTGGCCTGGGTCGTGCGGCGCGTCGGCGTGCCGTGGTCGCGCCGCGGCAGTCGCTGGTTCCGTCGCGCGCTCCTGGGCGCGACCGTGGTCGTCGTGCCCGCCGCGCTGGTCTGGAACGCGACGTGGCAGGACGAGCTGCTCGAGCTGTTCGGCGAGCCGCCCGCGGACTCGTCGCACCCGGTCGTCGTGCTGGGGCTGGCGCTCGTGCTGGCAGTGCTCCTGCTGCAGGTCGGCCGGGGCCTGCGGCGGATCGCGCGCGGCGTCGCGTGGCTCCTCGGCAAGGTCGTGGGCCGATGGGTCCCGGCCCCCGTGGCGCGTCTGGTGGCCGTCGCGCTCGTCGCGTGGCTCGCCGTCGTCGTGGTCGACGGCACGGTCGTGCGCGGCGGGCTGGCCGCGCTCGGGGCGATCTCCGCGGCGGCGGACGGCGGCACCGCCGACGGCGTCGAGCAGCCGACCGACCCCCTGCGCAGCGGTTCGGACGCGTCCCTCGCCCGGTGGGACGAGCTGGGGCTCCAAGGCCGGTCGTTCGTCGCGGGCGGGCGTCCCCTCGACCAGCGGCAGCGCGTCGCGGACCTCACCGGTCGCGAGCTGGTCGATCCGATCCGCGTCTACGCCGGGCTCGGCGCCGGGCAGGACCTCGAGGAGGTCGCGCAGGTCGTCGTCGCCGAGCTGGACCGGACGCACGCCTGGGACCGCTCGGTGCTGGCCGTCGTGACGGCCACCGGCACCGGGTGGATCGACCCGTCGATGTCCGACTCGCTCGAGCTGCTGTGGGGCGGCGACACCGCGATCGCGTCGATGCAGTACTCCTACCTGCCGTCGTGGGTCAGCTTCGTCGGCGACCGCTCCACCCCGCCGGCCGCGGGCAAGGCGCTGTTCGAGGCCGTGTACGCCCGCTGGTCGCAGCTGCCCGAGGACGACCGGCCGCTGCTGTACGTCGCGGGCATCTCGCTCGGCTCCTACGGCAGCCAGGGCGCGTTCTCCTCCGTCCAGGACGTGGTGGCCCGCACCGACGGCGCGCTGTGGGTGGGCACGCCGGGGTTCACGCCGCTGTGGCGTGAGGTCACCGAGGGTCGCGACGCGGGGTCGCCCGAGATCGCGCCCGTGGTCGACCAGGGCGTCACCGTCCGGTCCGCCAACCGCCCCGCATCCGGCGCGGACCGTCAGCTGTGGACCCTCGGCGACGACTGGTCGCGACCGCGCGTCGTCTACGACCAGCACGCGTCCGACGGCGTGGTGTGGTGGTCGCCGCGCCTGATCCTGGAGCGGCCCGACTGGTTGGCCGAGCCCCGCGGGACCGACGTGCTCCCCTCGACGCGGTGGGTCCCGCTCGTCACGTTCTGGCAGACGACGATCGACCTGTTCGTGGCGGGCCAGGCCCCCGCCGGGCACGGGCACAACTATCACCTGGAGTACGCCGACGGGTGGGCGGCGATCGCACCGCCCGACGGGTGGGATGCCGCCGACACCGCGGTCCTGCGCGACGTCGTGGCGCTGCGAAAGTCGGAGGCCTGA
- a CDS encoding acyltransferase family protein, whose translation MTAADQDVADRPAGQRPGPEPRLELPYLDGLRGVAALVVALYHAYLSTGMRGDAYRDLGELGAVLGYGYLGVPVFIVLSGYVLMLPVVRDPGLRLSGGAVGYLRRRARRILPPYYAALLVSLLLIALVPAMQERSGTQWDTKLPVTPGGIASHLLLLHDLRPDWIGQINGPLWSIAVEWHIYFLMPLVLLPLWRRIPPGVVVAALLAATVLPPALGFDRVSHVHPWLVALFACGMLAAQATVRTDWPLRGLRTTTWVLGATGAFCLLLWWQPLHSRPWASETLAGVVVACALVLAGRRAQSGAPPGGAVAFLQTRPVMLLGLASYSIYLLHSPLLALVNLLTVGWGLPTWGQYLLMTFGAVPLALAACAGFYWLVERRFKNTHQRSVTAQPDPHHPPR comes from the coding sequence GTGACGGCTGCCGACCAGGACGTCGCCGACCGGCCGGCCGGGCAGCGCCCGGGACCGGAACCGCGGCTCGAGCTGCCCTACCTCGACGGGTTGCGCGGCGTCGCCGCGCTCGTCGTCGCGCTGTACCACGCGTACCTCTCGACGGGCATGCGCGGTGACGCCTACCGCGACCTCGGCGAGCTCGGCGCGGTGCTCGGCTACGGCTACCTCGGCGTACCCGTGTTCATCGTGCTGTCGGGGTACGTGCTCATGCTGCCCGTGGTGCGCGATCCCGGGCTGCGGCTGTCCGGCGGGGCCGTCGGCTATCTCAGGCGGCGCGCACGCCGGATCCTGCCGCCGTACTACGCGGCCCTGCTCGTGAGCCTCCTGCTGATCGCCCTGGTCCCCGCCATGCAGGAGCGCTCCGGGACGCAGTGGGACACCAAGCTGCCGGTGACCCCCGGCGGCATCGCCTCCCACCTGCTCCTCCTGCACGACCTGCGCCCCGACTGGATCGGCCAGATCAACGGCCCGCTGTGGTCGATCGCGGTCGAGTGGCACATCTACTTCCTGATGCCCCTGGTGCTGCTCCCCCTGTGGCGGCGCATCCCTCCCGGCGTGGTCGTCGCAGCGCTCCTGGCGGCCACCGTCCTGCCCCCGGCCCTCGGGTTCGACCGCGTGAGCCACGTGCACCCGTGGCTCGTGGCGCTCTTCGCGTGCGGCATGCTCGCCGCGCAGGCCACGGTCCGGACCGACTGGCCGCTGCGCGGCCTGCGCACCACCACCTGGGTGCTGGGCGCCACGGGCGCCTTCTGCCTCCTGCTGTGGTGGCAGCCGCTGCACTCGCGCCCCTGGGCGTCGGAGACGCTCGCGGGCGTCGTCGTCGCGTGCGCGCTCGTGCTCGCGGGGCGTCGCGCGCAGTCCGGCGCGCCGCCCGGGGGCGCCGTCGCGTTCCTCCAGACGCGGCCCGTGATGCTCCTCGGGCTCGCGTCCTACAGCATCTACCTGCTGCACAGCCCGCTGCTCGCGCTCGTGAACCTGCTCACCGTGGGGTGGGGCCTGCCGACGTGGGGTCAGTACCTGCTCATGACGTTCGGCGCCGTGCCCCTCGCGCTCGCCGCGTGCGCCGGCTTCTACTGGCTGGTCGAGCGGCGCTTCAAGAACACGCACCAGAGGTCCGTCACCGCGCAGCCGGATCCGCACCACCCCCCGCGCTGA
- a CDS encoding CYTH domain-containing protein has translation MSDTGYGDFEFERRFWVRDLPVGVLDEQPAVIVQSYYLADEGYALRVRVQTSAGAPALDPTLDPLAALDAYSDRFDFCAVTVKGPVNAGTRYEAERELDLDVGMQLVRRGGARIAKTRHSVWLGTDGWVVDVFAGGNAPLVVAEVERGGPVTDLVVPSFCVTEVTEDPRFSNDALARTPYGTWAAAYEAELDRTGPRFLRGLGTTTRAEADDL, from the coding sequence GTGAGCGACACGGGGTACGGCGACTTCGAGTTCGAGCGACGGTTCTGGGTGCGCGACCTGCCCGTCGGGGTCCTCGACGAGCAGCCCGCGGTCATCGTGCAGTCCTACTACCTGGCCGACGAGGGTTACGCGCTGCGCGTCCGCGTGCAGACCTCGGCCGGCGCGCCCGCGCTCGACCCCACGCTCGACCCGCTCGCCGCGCTCGACGCGTACTCCGACCGGTTCGACTTCTGCGCCGTGACCGTCAAGGGTCCGGTCAACGCGGGCACGCGGTACGAGGCCGAGCGTGAACTCGACCTCGACGTCGGCATGCAGCTGGTCCGGCGCGGCGGCGCCCGCATCGCCAAGACCCGGCACTCGGTGTGGCTGGGGACCGACGGCTGGGTGGTGGACGTGTTCGCGGGCGGGAACGCTCCGCTCGTCGTCGCGGAGGTGGAACGTGGCGGGCCCGTCACCGACCTCGTCGTGCCGTCGTTCTGCGTCACGGAGGTGACCGAGGACCCGCGCTTCTCGAACGACGCGCTCGCCCGGACGCCCTACGGCACGTGGGCCGCGGCGTACGAGGCCGAGCTCGACCGCACGGGCCCCCGGTTCCTGCGCGGCCTCGGCACGACGACGCGCGCCGAGGCCGACGACCTCTGA
- a CDS encoding glutathione S-transferase family protein encodes MTAHDTPGVYSQPGTEYQRDTRYITTRITADGRDGYPVEAGRYRLVVARACPWANRAIIVRRLLGLEPVLSMGVCGPTHDERSWTFDLDPGGVDPVLGIERIRDAYLRRFPDYPRGITVPAIFDVPTGEVVTNDFAQITLDLETQWTAHHRPGAPDLYPDALRDQIDEVAGLVYRDVNNGVYRCGFAGTQESYDAAYARLFARLDWLEDRLSRQRYLVGDTLTEADVRLFTTLVRFDAVYHGHFKANRSTLAAMPVLWAYARDLFQTPGFGDTVDFAHIKAHYYVVHRDLNPSGIIPGGPDLRGWWTPHRRDELGGRPFGDGTPPGPVAPGEAVPAEHGAPRA; translated from the coding sequence ATGACCGCGCACGACACCCCGGGCGTCTACTCGCAGCCGGGCACCGAGTACCAGCGGGACACCCGCTACATCACGACGCGCATCACGGCCGACGGCCGCGACGGCTACCCGGTCGAGGCCGGGCGGTACCGCCTCGTCGTCGCGCGGGCGTGCCCGTGGGCGAACCGCGCGATCATCGTGCGGCGCCTGCTGGGCCTCGAGCCGGTGCTCTCGATGGGTGTGTGCGGTCCGACGCACGACGAGCGGTCGTGGACGTTCGACCTCGACCCCGGCGGCGTGGACCCGGTCCTCGGCATCGAGCGCATCCGTGACGCCTACCTCCGGCGGTTCCCCGACTACCCGCGCGGCATCACGGTCCCCGCGATCTTCGACGTCCCGACGGGCGAGGTGGTCACCAACGACTTCGCGCAGATCACGCTCGACCTCGAGACGCAGTGGACCGCGCACCACCGCCCGGGGGCGCCCGACCTGTACCCGGACGCGCTGCGGGACCAGATCGACGAGGTCGCCGGGCTGGTCTACCGGGACGTCAACAACGGCGTGTACAGGTGCGGCTTCGCGGGCACGCAGGAGTCCTACGACGCCGCGTACGCACGGCTGTTCGCGCGCCTGGACTGGCTCGAGGACCGCCTGAGCCGGCAGCGGTACCTGGTGGGCGACACGCTCACCGAGGCCGACGTGCGGCTGTTCACCACGCTCGTCCGGTTCGACGCGGTCTACCACGGGCACTTCAAGGCGAACCGGAGCACGCTCGCCGCGATGCCCGTGCTGTGGGCCTACGCGCGCGACCTCTTCCAGACGCCGGGCTTCGGCGACACGGTCGACTTCGCGCACATCAAGGCGCACTACTACGTGGTGCACCGCGACCTGAACCCGAGCGGGATCATCCCGGGCGGGCCGGACCTGCGCGGCTGGTGGACGCCACACCGTCGGGACGAGCTGGGCGGACGACCGTTCGGCGACGGGACGCCCCCGGGGCCGGTCGCGCCCGGCGAGGCCGTGCCCGCCGAGCACGGCGCGCCGCGGGCCTGA
- a CDS encoding metallophosphoesterase family protein produces MDEARTHRPPWERWAVRGALALVVVLFSAAVGLVTAHTQGSFGPHLADYAVTTDGTVTVDLGPLGTLEVASPLPVGLGAHVTVQEIPSSFTEVSDASTLESLSGDLQVYVQFFSGPQATVADVTQGILLDALRRAVGVLTAIVVVSWLVRLLLGATRRAEIARALEPHRGHVAVGTVLVLVVVAASTSSAAPAAPVADTRALSHVFDGTPLEGARVTGRLGGVIDTYGAKALAAYRTNQEFYERADASLVASWDQRAALEAATVPPRLEPAAPSAPATAPATAPPTGPGGPPTTTSPTQNPTPTPTTAPEDLVVALVVTDLHCNVGMARLLTSLAERADVDVVLDAGDTTMNGTAVEQYCVTTFARAVPDGVELVTSPGNHDSAQTSGEYAAAGARVLDGSVVEVDGLRILGDSDPNETRVGGGTASLGESLPDTATRLAETACDNEDGVDLLLVHTPEVGETTLDRGCAPAQVSGHLHRRYGPEQIGLGIRYISSSTAGATLGQPTIGPLRGDAELTLLRWDPATRLLVDYRIVTVRPDASALVGPAVPWPAVRTVPDEVPRVPGGPAPV; encoded by the coding sequence ATGGACGAGGCACGCACCCACCGGCCCCCGTGGGAGCGGTGGGCCGTCCGCGGTGCGCTCGCGCTGGTCGTGGTGCTGTTCTCGGCGGCGGTCGGGCTGGTCACCGCGCACACGCAGGGCAGCTTCGGCCCGCACCTGGCCGACTACGCGGTCACCACGGACGGCACGGTCACGGTCGACCTCGGCCCGCTCGGGACGCTCGAGGTCGCGTCGCCCCTGCCGGTGGGGCTCGGGGCGCACGTCACGGTGCAGGAGATCCCGTCGTCGTTCACCGAGGTGAGCGACGCGAGCACGCTCGAGTCGTTGTCCGGCGACCTGCAGGTGTACGTGCAGTTCTTCTCGGGGCCGCAGGCCACGGTGGCCGACGTGACGCAGGGCATCCTGCTGGACGCGCTGCGTCGCGCGGTCGGTGTGCTCACGGCGATCGTGGTGGTGTCGTGGCTGGTGCGCCTCCTGCTGGGGGCGACCCGGCGGGCGGAGATCGCGCGGGCTCTCGAGCCGCACCGCGGGCACGTCGCCGTCGGCACGGTCCTGGTGCTGGTGGTGGTCGCGGCCTCCACGTCGAGCGCCGCGCCCGCGGCGCCCGTCGCGGACACGCGCGCGCTGTCGCACGTCTTCGACGGCACGCCGCTCGAGGGTGCACGCGTGACCGGACGGCTCGGCGGCGTGATCGACACGTACGGCGCCAAGGCGCTCGCGGCCTACCGCACGAACCAGGAGTTCTACGAGCGTGCGGACGCGTCCCTCGTGGCGTCCTGGGACCAGCGCGCGGCGCTCGAGGCCGCGACCGTGCCGCCGCGGCTCGAACCGGCGGCGCCGAGCGCGCCCGCGACCGCGCCCGCGACCGCGCCCCCGACCGGGCCGGGCGGCCCGCCGACCACCACGAGCCCGACGCAGAACCCCACGCCCACGCCTACGACCGCGCCCGAGGACCTCGTCGTCGCGCTCGTCGTGACCGACCTGCACTGCAACGTGGGCATGGCGCGCCTGCTCACGTCGCTCGCGGAGCGGGCCGACGTCGACGTCGTCCTGGACGCGGGCGACACCACGATGAACGGGACCGCGGTCGAGCAGTACTGCGTGACGACGTTCGCGCGCGCCGTCCCGGACGGGGTCGAGCTGGTCACGTCACCCGGCAACCACGACTCGGCGCAGACCTCGGGCGAGTACGCGGCCGCGGGCGCGCGCGTGCTCGACGGCTCGGTGGTCGAGGTCGACGGCCTGCGCATCCTGGGCGACTCGGACCCCAACGAGACGCGCGTCGGTGGCGGCACCGCCTCGCTCGGCGAGAGCCTGCCGGACACCGCCACGCGCCTGGCCGAGACGGCGTGCGACAACGAGGACGGCGTCGACCTCCTGCTGGTGCACACGCCCGAGGTCGGGGAGACCACGCTGGACCGCGGCTGCGCACCCGCACAGGTCTCCGGGCACCTGCACCGGCGGTACGGTCCCGAGCAGATCGGGCTGGGCATCCGCTACATCAGCTCGAGCACGGCGGGTGCGACGCTCGGCCAGCCGACGATCGGGCCGCTGCGGGGTGACGCCGAGCTCACGCTGCTGCGCTGGGACCCGGCTACGCGTCTGCTGGTCGACTACCGGATCGTCACCGTCCGGCCGGATGCGAGCGCGCTGGTCGGCCCCGCGGTGCCGTGGCCCGCGGTGCGCACCGTGCCGGACGAGGTGCCGCGCGTGCCGGGCGGACCCGCGCCGGTCTGA